TACCACAATTGTAGTACGTGCCGCTAAAGCTGCTGCACCAGCTTGTAAAGCACGCTCAGAAAAGCGAATCAGAGATTTATATTCAAAATCAGCCGTGGCATATATTACCCGCCGGACAATCTCATATTCTGCCGGTGAAAAAATATGATCACCTATTTCACTATCAATGATTGCCAAACTTTGAGCATCAGTTACGTGCCATTCCATTGCTATTCAGCTCTGAGATACCAGCTTTTAGCTTATCAGCTTCAGGAACGCTCAGTGCTGAGTATTTTGATTTTCACTCAGCACGGATAAATTCAGGACTCGGCATTAGAAGAAGGACGAGTCAAAAGAGGAGACAGATAGGCAACTAAAGCTCCAATGAGAAAACCAGAGATGTTACGAACTAGCGGCAACCAATCGTTGGTACGCGTCACTACTGGTCCAATACCAAAGGCAATAAACAAAATTCCCCACAAAGGCGAAAAAATTAACGCCCATTGCCAAGAAAAACCTTGTCCTTCTTTTTGGGGGTGAGCTGCAAATCCACAAATTATTCCCCCCACAACTGAGGTAATCAGTGTGAGTATCCATTGTTCTTTCGGTAGTCCAGGAACCACCGAGCAACCACCTTGAAGTAAACAGCCTTTAACTGAACTTAAAGCTTGCAGAATTGCTTGGTCTTCGCCTTCGTCTCGGACAAAATACAAATTTCCGAAACGGGTTTGTAATTCTATCCAAAAAGTCCGGGGTAGAAATTCATAAACGGCATCCCCCACACTAAAGCTGAGAATGTTACCACCACGAGAATCAGCAACTAACAAAATACTTTTATCATCTAAACCCCAATAATTAATCACTGCCCGACCTGGGGTGCGGTCAAACTGGGTTAATACTCGCAGTTTCCAGCCAGTTTCACCTTCAAATTGCTCTAAATCTGTTACCAGATCTGCTTCTTGAATATCTGTGAGAGTTTTAGCTAAATCTATAACTGGAGTTTGAAAGTTGGGTAATAAGTCAGGATTATCATAAGCCAATGCCGGGGGTGAGTGCATTACCCACATTGCCCCAGCCAAGAAAAATACAGCAATAGATACCAGAGTGCGTCGCCAAAAACAAGACTGCATGGACGTTGTTATATAAATATAGACGGTAGAAGTGAACAAGTTGTTTTAAAAGAGTATGGGAAAAGTGAGACTTCTTTACACTTCTTTACTTTACTCTAATCTAAGGTATTTAAGCAAAGCTTAGTCATTGGTCAATCAATTTTAGATTTTAGATTTTAGATTTTGGATTAGACTGCAATCTAAAATCCCAAATCCAAAATCTAAAATTCTTTACTCCCTACTCCCTGCTCCCTACTCCCTTCTTAATTTCTCGTTCTCGCAACGTTAAGGGTGGTTTTTCATTAATTGGTAGGCGTTCAACTCGCCTCGCGGGTTTTGGGCGTGTAAAGGACTTCCAAGCAGTTTTCACACCTACAACTAGGCTGCGAGTGCTAATTTGCACATTTTTAGCTTGTTTTCTCGCACTATCTAGGGTTTGGTCAACTTGCTTAACGACGTTACCCGCGCTTTGTACACCTTCACTGACATCATCGGTTAAATCTGTGATTTCCATCCCAGTTTTGCGGATGGAAATTAAAGTAGGTGGTAACTCCCGTGAGAGAGTGTCAAATAGCTTTTCTGCACTGCGAGCAGCACGAGCTAACTCCTGCAAAGCGGGTATAGCTGCTACCAATACAGCAGTCAGACTGGCGGCGACTAATAATAAAGACAGTCCCAACCAAAACAGGGGATCAATCACGGTTATGGCATCTATGAGCGTTACAATTGCTGGGAAACAGAATCGGAGTCTTTTTGAGCTTGTTGCTGCTTCAAGTTTTGGCTTTCGCGTTGACTAGCATCGACACCAGCAGCGATCGCATCTTGCAGTTTCTCTAAGGTATCATCCCAATTTCTCACAGCGCTGGCAGAAAGTCTATCTGCCTGAATTTGTACACTGGTTGATAAATCTTCTGCTAAATCTGGGATAGCATTAGCAGACTTTTGTAAAATTTTTCGCGTTTCGCGCCCTGTGCGCGGTGCTACGAGCAAACCAGTTAAAGCACCAATCGTAGCTCCCAGCATGAAACCGCCAAAAAATACTCCAGAACGATTATTAGACATATTAATTGTTTCTCTCCTTACACCTATTTTAGGCGTGATATTTCCCCTAGCAAGATTGAAATAATTCTATCTATTTAATTTATTTTGACAATATATCAGCCAAAAATGTTGCTTTTATTTAGCTGCCGTCTTTTTTCTTGATTTCAAACCTTTCCAGTCGAAAGAGCCTCCCCAGAATCGCTTTCCTAACAATAACAGGCTGATAATTTGACGTACTTGTTGGATTTGTACCTGTAGCTTTTCGTTTCCCTGGCGCAGGCTATGAATTTTTTGCTGGCTAATCTCAATATTTTCAGGTGCTTTATACAAAACCGCATGAGTATGACGTTCATAGGCGTTTAGTTTATCAGCTATGCACCCTATCCACTGCTTTAGTTTCCACACTCGCCAAGCTATGTAGAATAATATCAGTGAAATGAGAGTGTTAATTACGACAACTGTCGTTACCATTATTTATCTTTACCAAGATTATTTTTAGGAAACTATTTTGTATCGCTTTAATTTCGTTCTGACTTAATCATAGCGATAGAACCTCACAGTTAATCTGATTGCACATCTTCAAACCCCCCCCGCCTCTTCTCCCCTGCCCCCTTACCTCTTCTCCCCTGCCCCTCTGCCTCTTCCCCCCTGCACCCTGCCCCCTGCCCCCCTGCCTCTTCTCCCCTGCCTCTTCTCCAAGTTGCCAGAACCGGGTTATCACGCTAGTGTGGAGAGCTGCTATTGCCTTGGCGTAGTAATTTCTCTTAGGATCTTCAGATAACTGGAACTATGATTGAGCTTGGTTCACTGGTGCAGTCCCAGAAAAACTATTTGGGAATAGGAAAAGTTACTGAAATATCTCAACCTGATGTGATAGTTGAGTATTTCTGCTCAGGAGGGCAACGCCTCCACAAAACTTTACCTTTCGATTCCCTCTCTCAAGTTAAACTTCAACCTCAAACCCGATGCTACATTAGCTCTCCCACCCAAGATACATGGTTAATTGGCCGAATTTGTACCTGGGATGAAGATGCAGAAATGTATCAAATTGATTTACCAGATAAGAAGACGACAATTGCCACGGAACAAGAAATTTATGTCCGTTGTAATATACCCATCACAGACCCCATTGAAACTCTGGCTATGAAGGGTCACGAAACACCCTACTTTCATGACAAAAGATTAACTTTTGTTAAATCTTTGATTAAACAACGCGCTATGAGTCGCGGCATGAGAGGGTTGATTTCGGCGAACATTGAACTTTATCCTCACCAAGTGGAAGTCGTTCGGCGGGTACTGGAAGACCCAATTCAGCGCTATTTATTAGCAGATGAGGTGGGACTCGGAAAAACCATCGAAGCGGGTGCGATTCTCCGTCAGTTCCTAATTGATGAACCAAAAAAAGGTGCGGTGGTATTGGTTCCGCAATATTTACTCCCACAATGGCGGGCTGAGTTAGAAAATAAATTTTACATCTCCCATTTTGGTAAACGGGTGGTGGTGCTGGCGCTGGAAGATGTCCACAGAATCAACCAGAAAGCGAGTATTGGCTGCTTAATTTTAGATGAAGCCCACCATATTGCAGCGATGGCGACTTCTAGGGATGCAGCCGTGCGTCAGCGTTTTGAGTCTTGTAAAAATTTGGCTCATAAAAGCGATCGCTTACTTTTATTATCTGCTACTCCTGTCCTCAACCACGAGCAAGATTTTCTGGCAATGTTGCATCTGCTCGATCCTGTAACTTATAAATTACATGATTTAGCAGGTTTTCGCGCCAGGGTGCAAAATTGTCAGGAAATCGGCAGATTTCTCCTTTCTTTTCAAGAAGGTGCAAATGACACTGTTCTCAAAACTCACCTCAAGGAACTGCGAAAACTGTTTGCAGAGGATGAGTATTTGCTCATTCAGGCGGACAATTTAGAAAAGTCTTTAAAAGCCAAATCCACTGAGCAAAATCAAATTATCTCAGCAATTCGCAGCCACATTAGCGAAACCTATCGGCTACATCGGCGAATGCTGCGTAACCGTCGCGCTGCGGTGGAAGATGTCATATTTGACCGGGATGTGACACCAAAAGAAGAATATGATTTAGATGAGCGATCGCTTGATCTTCATGAACTCATGGAAAAATGGCGTACCACCGCCCCGAAAGAACAGCCCTATCAGCAAATTTTTCTGCTGTTATTCCTCGCTTCTGGTACTTGGTTAGGCATTTTAGAACAGGTAATTAACGCCCGTTTAACTGGTAAAACCCCATCTCAACTTATCCCAGAGTTCAAAGAAAATGAACTTCGCATCTTAACTACAACCCCTAAATTCCCAGGGGAAGAAGAGATTTTGCAATCGGCTTTAAAGATTCTGCGTCAACCTGTAGATGAGGGCGAACGCACAGAAAATTTGACTACAGTGCTGCTAAATCAGCTAGCTACATACTTCAAAATTTCCGCAAGTGTTCGCAGAAATAAGCCAGAATTAATCACTAGAATACAGCATAGAATTCGCAGACCCATTCCTGGGGATGTTCTGCCGAAAATTGTCGTATTTACAAGTTTTGTCCAATCTGGTAAACAAATTGTCCAACGTTTAGCTAATACCTTCGGTGCAGAGACAATTGCTAGCCATCAATTGGGCGAACCACGAGAAAAAGTTGCAGAAAACTTAACGAGATTTCAGAATAATCCTGACTGCTTTATTTTAGTATGCGATCGCTCTGGAGAAGAAGGACTTAACCTGCAATTTGCCGACTGCTTCATTCACTTTGACCTACCTTGGTCTCCCAATAAATTAGAGCAAAGAATTGGCAGATTTGACCGCATTGGTAGTAAAATCGGAGTCCAATCTTATGCCTTGCTTGGTCCCTTCTTAGAAGACAGTCCCCAAAATGCTTGGTATCAAGTTCTCAAAAATGGGTTTGACATCTTTGAAAGATCAATCGCCAGTCTACAATTTTATGTAGACGAAAAACTGCAAGAATTAGAAACAGCTTTGTTTCAATCAGGTGCTGCGGGATTATTGTCTATGATTTCGCCAATTCAGCAACAAATCACCGCCGAAACCTTGAAAATTAGCGAGCAAACTGCACTCGATGAAATTGATATTCTCGACGAAGAGACCAGCCAGTATTTTCAAGACCTCGATGATTATGATGCAAGTCATGTAGAAATTAAACAAGCAGTTGAAGGCTGGATGTGTGATGCACTGGGATTTAAATCAGTTAATAATCCCAACTCAGCAGAAATTAAGCGTTATCAACCCACAACGCGCACTTTGGTTTCTCTAGACGAGTTAAAAACTCACTTTGCTAATAATAATACAGACCAATTTGGTACTTACAATCGCCGGATAGCAAACCAAAATTCTGGTACTAAACTTTTCCGCATTGGTGAAGGATTAATAGAAGCACTTGTTAGCCATATAAATTGGGATGATAGAGGTAAAGCTTTTGCTGTCTGGCGCACAGATGAAACTTGGGATGCGAAGGAAGGTAAGGAATGGTTTGGTTTCCGATTCAATTTTGTAGTGGAAACACATTTAGAAGCCGTCAAGCAAGTTTTAACAACTCACAAACTCGATAATTCTCAACTCAAAACCTTGAAGCGGCGAGTTGATGCTTTATTTCCCCCGATGTTAGAAACTATCTTTGTTGATGGTCGCTCTACTCCCATGAGTTTGGTTGAAGATAAATCGCTCTTGAATATTCTCCAACGACCTTATAAAGATAGAAACAGTGATAGAGCCAGAGATTTTAATCTAGCCAAAGAGCGCTTAGGAATTATTGATGCTTTTGTTGATGCTAGCGAGTGGAAGAATTTCTGCCTTCAAGCCCGTAGTACTTCTGGAGAATTGCTCTTAAACCATCCTAAATTTATCGAACTGCACGAACAATATGCTAAAGTTGCCGAGCAGAAATTGAACAAAAAAGTAGAGCAATTAAAGCTGCGTTTAAAACGGCAAAAAGAAGATTCTGTACTTACTGAAGAATTGCAAATAGAAAGTGCATTGAGTACAGCAATTTTAGACGGAATTCGCCAGCCTCAGATTCGACTTGATTCAGTCGGTTTCATAGTCATATCGGGACATAATCCTCTGTAAACCTTCCCATAATCCTACTAACAAAAACTGCAACTCATTTCCCCGACTTCTTCAAGAAGTCGGGGATATTTTTTTCCTTCGTCACTTATTTAAAATTCAATATAGTTAACTAAAAAAACCACCATCTCTATCTTCTCTCTCTGTGTCCTCTGTGCCTCTGCGGTTCGTAAAAAAAAGAGTGATAGCCTGAACTAAACCGTATTAGTTAAAGACTTCTCTAATAAATCGAAGTACATATTTCGCAAATATCTAATAGTTGAGTAAAATGCGACAAATTAAGAGATTATTATAAATAATTCTTTATTAACTAGAAACCGGATTAAAACAACTATCAATCACAGTTACCATACTCAAGAAAGTTTTTAAGTAACTTTTTGTTAATTTATGAATGTAGTGAAGCAATACTTAATCTTCATAAACTTATAAATCCCTTTATTAAGTTTTTAATAATAGTTGTCTCAGGTTGTATATGCAGACGGAATCTGTCGCCTAAATTGTGTAATCTAAAAACAACTAAGCTAATGATAAACTTGAGGTCTTAATGACTCCTAAAATTCTGCGCCAGCTTTGGTCTGTAGTTGAAAATTCTCAAACCAAGATTCTATTGCAGATGGACGATGCTAGCTTGGTACAATGGCTGGTAAAACAGACCACAAAGCAAGCATTGTTAGATCCCAACGAAACTGATTACCTGAGTGATTACGTTCAATCCCGGCTCACCCTCATCCGTGATCTGGCTTATGAACGCCAGTAATAAAGCCCACAGACATATAGTGAAAACTATTGGCTATGGGCTATCAACTATGAGTTTTTTTGAGGCAAATAACCTTCAACTAAGCAATCAGAACCGACAACACGCCAACTAACTCGTTCCAATGTCAGGGCTTCGGTCATGATGGTAAAACCTAAATCACCTACTGGCGTAGCAGCATGACTACCACCAATGATTTTAGGCGCAATAAAGGCCAGAATTTTTTGTACTGCACCTTGAGCGATCGCACTTGCGGCCAAAGTCCCGCCACACTCCCATAACACGCTACAAAAACCGCGATCATATAAATTGGTCATCACCAACTCTGGTGTCAGGGATGTTAACTCTACTACCTCAACTCCCTGTTGGCGCAAGAAACTTTGAAAATCAGGAGAGCTACCCTCTTCGGTGAACACCACAGTCGGAGCCTCCGCAGTATCCCACAGGCGGGCATCTTCAGGCAAATTCAGCTGACGACTCATCACCACCCGTAAAGGATTATGCGCTCCTACCTGATGACTGGTTAAGTAAGGATTATCTTTTCGGACTGTATTACCACCGACAATTATGGCATCACACCCGGCTCGCAGTTGATGAACTTCACTACGAGCATCTTGGTTTGTCACCCAAGCACTGTGACCAGAGGTAGTAGCAATTTTACCATCTAAAGTCATGGCGTATTTCAAAATACCCAAAGGTCGTTTATGTACAATGCGGTGGATAAAAGCTTCATTGAGTTGATAACAGGCTTGGGCTTCAACGCCGACAACTACCTCCACACCAGCCGCACGTAAACGAGCAATACCTCCGCCACCCACCAAGGGATTCGGGTCAACTATACCAACGACTACCTTCGCCACACCAGCTGCGATTAACGCTTCCGAACAAGGGGGAGTGCGTCCGTGATGATTACAAGGTTCCAGATTAACGTAGACTGTCGCACCACAAGCGCGATTTTCTTGGGTAGAGTCCGCGCCCACACCTGCGGCTTTCAACGCAAAAACTTCTGCATGAGGCTCACCAGCACAGGGATGAAACCCTTCCCCAACTATTTCTCCATCTTTGACAACCACCGCCCCCACTAACGGATTAGGTGAAGTGCGTCCCAAAGCACGGCGCGCCAGTGCTAAACACCGTTGCATCATCGCCTGGTCAAAGTCACTACCTATTTTATCTTTATTTGGTGAATCAGATTCCACAGGCGATCGCACCAGCGCTGTTTCTTCGATACCCGGAGGGCTTTTGTCAGTTCGCAATATCAACCCATTATCCTGAGTATCATGGGGTAGAGATACAATACCGGAGGTTTCACGCGAATTATCCATAATTTTGGGCTGTAATTTCAATATTTTGGACGCTAGCTGCTGTTGTCGTGATACTTCAACAGTAATATCCAAGGGTTATTATTTGCTATTAGGACTTACGCACACTCTACATTTTCTTGGCGTTCTACAGCCCTTGCGGGCATCGCTGCGCGCGGGCGGCTAAAGCCCTGGGGGCATACGCTACGCGAACGATAAATCAAGATTTTTGGCAATTATTGCGTAAGTCCTGGCTATGTGGTATCTTACTCAACTCTAGCTTGAATCAAAATTACGAGTCGTTATGCGTAAAGCCCCTGAAATTCTATTTAGGGGTTAACAGCTAGTTAGTGTTTTACTATTATTCTCACAACTTACACTTTTGCCACCAAAGATTTAAGGGATAATAAACCACAGGGGCCCAAAGACTACTGAGAATAGCAGAAGCCAAAGCGCCCCGTTGATAATATGCCCAAATATCTTCCACTTCGCGACCACCTATCAAACTTAATTGCAATCCAAAGATAGTTTCTGCCACAATTGCCATCACAAAGACAATTAAGGCAATAGAAATAAAATCTTCTTGGATAAAACGCTGCTTTTGCAGCAAAGCAGTCAACAACCCCACAAAACCCAGAGTAATTGCATGGGTAGGATGAGGAGATGTCATAGCATCTTGAAGTAGTCCCAAAACTATACCAGCGAATATTCCTTCCCAAACCGAACGCTTCACACTCCAAGCCACCACCCAAATTAATAGCCAATTAGGCCCAATTCCCAATAATTCCATTCCTAAAAAGCGGGTTGGTAACATCAGTACACAAAATAGTACAGACCCAAACGTTACTGCCCAATTTATCACTGTACGTATACCGGGATGCCAGTGAGCAAGAGGCCTATTGAACATTTGGAATTTTCGCTGTGGCGCTCTAGGCTTACTAGACCTGCTACCTCTCCATGAAGGCACTTTCATCTAATTAAATTTTTAGTTTGCCAATTCTGGTTTTGTCGGCTATCTCTAATCGGCATCTTGCGCGAACGGATATACAGCTACCCAATCTAATGATAGTATCGGCGGTAAAAGCTCAACTTTTGCCACTGATGCTGGAG
The window above is part of the Nodularia spumigena CCY9414 genome. Proteins encoded here:
- a CDS encoding TPM domain-containing protein, which codes for MQSCFWRRTLVSIAVFFLAGAMWVMHSPPALAYDNPDLLPNFQTPVIDLAKTLTDIQEADLVTDLEQFEGETGWKLRVLTQFDRTPGRAVINYWGLDDKSILLVADSRGGNILSFSVGDAVYEFLPRTFWIELQTRFGNLYFVRDEGEDQAILQALSSVKGCLLQGGCSVVPGLPKEQWILTLITSVVGGIICGFAAHPQKEGQGFSWQWALIFSPLWGILFIAFGIGPVVTRTNDWLPLVRNISGFLIGALVAYLSPLLTRPSSNAES
- a CDS encoding YtxH domain-containing protein gives rise to the protein MSNNRSGVFFGGFMLGATIGALTGLLVAPRTGRETRKILQKSANAIPDLAEDLSTSVQIQADRLSASAVRNWDDTLEKLQDAIAAGVDASQRESQNLKQQQAQKDSDSVSQQL
- the dpdE gene encoding protein DpdE, whose product is MIELGSLVQSQKNYLGIGKVTEISQPDVIVEYFCSGGQRLHKTLPFDSLSQVKLQPQTRCYISSPTQDTWLIGRICTWDEDAEMYQIDLPDKKTTIATEQEIYVRCNIPITDPIETLAMKGHETPYFHDKRLTFVKSLIKQRAMSRGMRGLISANIELYPHQVEVVRRVLEDPIQRYLLADEVGLGKTIEAGAILRQFLIDEPKKGAVVLVPQYLLPQWRAELENKFYISHFGKRVVVLALEDVHRINQKASIGCLILDEAHHIAAMATSRDAAVRQRFESCKNLAHKSDRLLLLSATPVLNHEQDFLAMLHLLDPVTYKLHDLAGFRARVQNCQEIGRFLLSFQEGANDTVLKTHLKELRKLFAEDEYLLIQADNLEKSLKAKSTEQNQIISAIRSHISETYRLHRRMLRNRRAAVEDVIFDRDVTPKEEYDLDERSLDLHELMEKWRTTAPKEQPYQQIFLLLFLASGTWLGILEQVINARLTGKTPSQLIPEFKENELRILTTTPKFPGEEEILQSALKILRQPVDEGERTENLTTVLLNQLATYFKISASVRRNKPELITRIQHRIRRPIPGDVLPKIVVFTSFVQSGKQIVQRLANTFGAETIASHQLGEPREKVAENLTRFQNNPDCFILVCDRSGEEGLNLQFADCFIHFDLPWSPNKLEQRIGRFDRIGSKIGVQSYALLGPFLEDSPQNAWYQVLKNGFDIFERSIASLQFYVDEKLQELETALFQSGAAGLLSMISPIQQQITAETLKISEQTALDEIDILDEETSQYFQDLDDYDASHVEIKQAVEGWMCDALGFKSVNNPNSAEIKRYQPTTRTLVSLDELKTHFANNNTDQFGTYNRRIANQNSGTKLFRIGEGLIEALVSHINWDDRGKAFAVWRTDETWDAKEGKEWFGFRFNFVVETHLEAVKQVLTTHKLDNSQLKTLKRRVDALFPPMLETIFVDGRSTPMSLVEDKSLLNILQRPYKDRNSDRARDFNLAKERLGIIDAFVDASEWKNFCLQARSTSGELLLNHPKFIELHEQYAKVAEQKLNKKVEQLKLRLKRQKEDSVLTEELQIESALSTAILDGIRQPQIRLDSVGFIVISGHNPL
- the ribD gene encoding bifunctional diaminohydroxyphosphoribosylaminopyrimidine deaminase/5-amino-6-(5-phosphoribosylamino)uracil reductase RibD, coding for MMQRCLALARRALGRTSPNPLVGAVVVKDGEIVGEGFHPCAGEPHAEVFALKAAGVGADSTQENRACGATVYVNLEPCNHHGRTPPCSEALIAAGVAKVVVGIVDPNPLVGGGGIARLRAAGVEVVVGVEAQACYQLNEAFIHRIVHKRPLGILKYAMTLDGKIATTSGHSAWVTNQDARSEVHQLRAGCDAIIVGGNTVRKDNPYLTSHQVGAHNPLRVVMSRQLNLPEDARLWDTAEAPTVVFTEEGSSPDFQSFLRQQGVEVVELTSLTPELVMTNLYDRGFCSVLWECGGTLAASAIAQGAVQKILAFIAPKIIGGSHAATPVGDLGFTIMTEALTLERVSWRVVGSDCLVEGYLPQKNS
- the mreD gene encoding rod shape-determining protein MreD, giving the protein MKVPSWRGSRSSKPRAPQRKFQMFNRPLAHWHPGIRTVINWAVTFGSVLFCVLMLPTRFLGMELLGIGPNWLLIWVVAWSVKRSVWEGIFAGIVLGLLQDAMTSPHPTHAITLGFVGLLTALLQKQRFIQEDFISIALIVFVMAIVAETIFGLQLSLIGGREVEDIWAYYQRGALASAILSSLWAPVVYYPLNLWWQKCKL